AAACGAGCGGCTTAGATTTTAGACAATGCTTTTTTATTAAAAAACTCTTACAGCAATCAAAGGTTCCCCACACATGATGAAACTTTCTGAGTATCGGTTTGACTTCCCCGATAGTCTGGTGGCGCTACACCCAGCGCCCAACCGCGACGAGTCTCGACTGATGGTCGTCCACAAAGATAGTGGTAAGATTGAACACCGGATGTTCAAAGATATTATTGAGTATTTTGACGAGGGCGATGTTTTTGTGGTCAATGATACGAAAGTATTTCCGGCTAGGCTCTATGGCAGCAAGGAAAAGACCGGCGCTCAGATAGAAGTTTTCTTGCTTCGGGAGCTGAACCCTACCAACCACCTCTGGGATGTACTTGTTGACCCTGCCCGCAAAATTCGCGTAGGTAACAAGCTCTTTTTTGGAGATGGCGAGCTAGTGGCCGAGGTGATTGACAATACTACCTCACGCGGGCGTACCATCCGTTTTTTATATGATAAAGACGATCACGACTTCTACCAGCTAATCGACAAGCTGGGAGAAACGCCGTTGCCCAAGCTCATCCACGGCCAGCGAAAAGCCGAACCCGCCGACAGAGAGCGTTTTCAGACTATATTCGCCCAACACGTAGGCGCTGTAGCTGCACCCACCTCAGGGCTACACTTTACCAAGCAGCTCGTCAAAAGGCTGGAAATACTGGGAGTAGAAATCGCACCACTTACGCTACACATTGGCCTGGGCTCTTTCAGAAATGTCGAAGTAGAAGACTTGACCAAACACAAGGCTGATTCGGAGAATTTTACCATCCCAAGCAGCACAGTAAACAAGGTCAACCGCGCTCTCGACGACAAAAAGCGGGTATGTTCCATAGGGGTCTCATCGCTCAAGGCGCTCGAATCCTCAGTATCAGCCAGTGGGCATTTGAAAGAAGCCGACGGATGGTCGGACAAGTTTATCTTCACTCCTTATGAGTTTAAGATTCCAAATGCCTTGGTAACCAACTTTCATCTACCTGAGTCGACCCTACTGATGACCGTATGCGCCTTTGGAGGCTATGACCTTGTCATGAAGGCATACCAAGAGGCGATTAAAGAAAAATACCGCTTCTTCAGTTATGGCGATGCGATGTTGATTATCTAAGCGAAGAAGGATATTCCAAGAAGCTTTTATCAAAAGGCTGACACACCGGCAGGTGCTAGGGTCAGCCTTGTTGTTTTTTCAAAATAAGTTTAATCTCTGCGGGGCTTCCCTGTTTGGGCAAGTGCCCGCTGAACCATACTCTTAAAGCATGGACTATTATCCCGTGTTTTTTAGGCAAAATGTATTAGTCGATAGCACTATGGACTCATTGATTTGTGTTGATGGAGTGGTTGGCGCAGGCAAAACTACGCTGGGCGAAATTTTGTGCCGCCAACTGAACTTCAGCTTTTTTAAAGAGCCGGTAGATGACAATCCGCTGCTGGCCAAATTTTACCACGACCAAGAGCGCTACAGCTTCCCAATGCAGGTTTATTTTCTAAATAAACGCTTTCGGATGCTCAAAGAAGCGGCGGCATTGCCCAATAGCTGCTTGATGGACAGAAGCATCTATGGCGATGTTATTTTTGCGCGTTTGCTGATGTTGCAGGGCAAGATGTCTCAAGAGGAGTTTGAGCTCTACGAAGAACTGCTCTTCAATATGCTCGAACATGTGGCTCGCCCAAAACTGATGGTATACCTACAGATTGATGTCGACAATGCCATCAAACGTATTCAAGAGCGCGGACGAGACTTTGAGCAGGCTGTCCCTAGGCAATATTGGGAGTTGCTCAACCAAGAATATGAGCATTACTTCAAAAATTACGACTTCTCGGAGCTGCTAGTCATTGATGTCAATGATGCTGACTTTAGAGAGGAGGGAGCTGTCCAAGAACGTATCATACGTACAATAGCTGATAAACTACATTTAGAGGTTTAGAGGCTTATGATTTACGATTTGGAATTTACGATTGACGAGTTACGATTCAATCCAAACTCGTAACTCATCAATCGCAACTCGTCAATCCCTAAACACTGACCATCAAGTTACAGCCCCGTATATCACTATTATCCATACGGCCTAATACACTAAAGCTTTGGTTATCAATCGATTGGCCAAGGTCTTGTGTTGCAATAAAAGCACAAGATTCAATATTGGCGAGGTCAATGATATTGAGCGCACCACTACGCCCTAGGGCTTGATAACTGAAAGGATCGTTGGGCTCGCGGATAAGCACACGCATACTGTGTGGCAATGTAAAAATCCCTTGGCCTTGTGAGTATGCCTGTGATAGCAGCTCGGTCATCCCATATTCGGAGTGAATGGTGTCTGTGTTGAAACGCCTTTGGAGCTGTTGGTGTAGTGCTTGACGGGTGATTTCGGCACGGCGACCTTTCATCCCGCCGGTCTCCATTACAACGACCCCTGCCAAGTCAAGTGCCTGAGCTTCAGCCAAATCAAGTAGGGCAAAACTTACTCCGATAAGGAGCGTACGGCGGGTTTTATCAGCCAAGGCCTTCCCCAACCGTTCAAGCAGTGCATCTGTATCGTGTAAGAAAAAGCCTGACAGGGGCGATTGGCTTTGCCCGATAAAGTGCTGTACCATATACACCAACGAAGAGCCGCCCCGTTCCAAATAAGAAGGCAAGAGCGCCAAGATATGCCAGCCTGTGAGCGCGCCATATTGAGCCTCAAAAATTAGCTGGCTTATTTGTTCGTAGAAGCCTGTATTGGGTACTTCGTGCCGGCTGGCTGTTTGTCCGGTGGTGCGACTGCTCTCAAAACAGAGTCTATCGGCTGTTAGAGCGCTGTCCGTCAAGATTTTTTGGGTTTTGAATAGCTCTATGGGCAGAAAAGGAATATCAGTAATCTGGCTAATACTTGTTGGGTCTACCCCAAGGTAGGCGATAAATTGACCATAGACAGGGTTGTTTTGGGCTTGGTAGTGGAAAAGCGCCATCACCCAAGCATCGGGCACGGGTGTATTGACCGGATGACAAAGCAAGGCCTGCCGGAATTGTATGACAAAATCAGGAGATTCGGGAGATAGAGACATCGTATCGGGCAAAAGCGGAGCCGATAGCGACTCCGGAGTGGTGTTTACTTGAGTTTGAAAGTAATGATAACGGGTTGTTTGGGCGGGTTGGTCAAGTCGCTCTCAATGGTATAACTACGCTCTTGCTGCCGGACACTCATCGACTCATCAAGATTTTTGACCTTGACCTTGGCGATGGGGCGTTCAAAAGAGATAGTGGTTTTGGTCTTGAACATATTGGTCATCATAGAGCCCATTGGGTTGCTGCCAAGGTCTTCTTGCATAGGGTCGTTATCAAGCCCTCCTTGACGAATGCTGGGGAGCTCAAAAATCAGTTTTTTGCCTTTTCGTTGGAAGCTAAGCTTGTTGTTGGGCTGCTCAGGCACGGTACGGGTTTCGTTAGCCAAAAACGAAGGCATTATCCCGTCAGTCTTTAGGCCGGTATACATCCCATTGAGAGCTTGGAGGTTCTCAAAATCATACACCAGCTCTATCAGCCCCTCTTTATCAGACTTTAGCTGCAAGTTATTGATGCCATCAATCCCTTTTTGGGCAAACATCTCCTTTAGCGAATCTACTGCTTGGCCCAGGTTTTTATCAAGCTCAGACATATCCCCATAAGGAGTAAACTGTGCTGACTCGTCTTCTGTATCCTCGTTATTCTGCTTAAACATTTCGCCCATCATCTTGAGGCCGGAGAGGTCTATTTTTTGGGACAATTTCCCCGAAAAGTCCTCTTTAAAATGAATATGCTGTTCTATAGTACAGGCCTGAAAGCTCAACACAAGCACTAACAGTGTGGCTAGGCGTAGGTTAGGGGTAATTGTTTTGAGATATTTCATAAATTAAGAAGGAAAAAAGTTGATAATAAGATGCTTAGGTGTGGATCAAGCAGATTTGTCTGTAGCAGTTCTTTTGTTCAATACAAAAATCAAGCGGCTTTGGTTTATGGATTTTATTTTTTCCTGATTATCTACCATTAGGAGCGATGACCGCTGGTTGGTTGGGCAAAGGTATCCACAAACAACCGTAGCACAACAGCCAAGGCGACAATAAGCCGCCCACACCCATTAGTTGATAGGTACTTTGGTGAAACAGGATGCCGCCCAAAACCACCCAAGAGCGCCACCGAAGCCGCCAAAGTACCAGCCCAAAGGCTAGCTCAAGGCCAACAGCCATTACAGCCATCAGGCTACAAAGCCAAGGGTATTGCGCCAGCCATAGACCAAGCGGCTGCTCATGTAGGCGGAGGTAGGTCTGTAATGTTTCGGGCTGAAACCAGGCCCAGCCTCCAACCAATATTTTCTCTAAACCTGCGGATACATACACCCATACGACCGTTAGGTGCATCCAACGCACCCCCCACACTGGCCATTGTGGTTGCCAATAGCCCACCAATATCCAATAGCTCAGCAGGGTAAAGAGCGCGAAAGTATGGTCAAGCTTATGAAAACTGTAGAGCCAACCCTGCAACAAGACAAAAAGAACGATGGCTAGGCTAGCGGCTATTGCGGCCTTGGGACGCACCCACGCCCAGATTGCTGCGCCATACATCAGTCCACACAGCGCCCAGAGCCACTCCGTAGTAGGAAGGGGCATTTGTACTAACCCCAAAATACCCGTAGGGCTATAAAATGGCCGTAGAGATTCGAGCTTGGCCAACACCCAACACCAATCATAAGTACAATACCCAAATACAAGCCAATACCAAGCCCGTAGGCAGCCGGCGGCTTGAGGGCTTAGGTGGCCGGCCCAGTAACGACGCCATTGTTGTGGCCAGGCCGGATGCCACCGATACAGACCCATTCCTAGTAATAATACGAGCCACGAAAGGCCCAAGCGCCAGCCAACTTGAGTAGCTTTTTGCGCAAAAAAAGGATGACCAAGCCGCGCCAGCTCTACGCGCCAACGAGGGTAGGCCTGGTCGGCCAGTCTGTGCCAAAGAGTGTCAGCTTCGGGCTGTGTCAGCAGCAGGTTCATTGCCCACAAAAATAAACCATAGGCAGCCAAACTCAGCCCCGCCAGCCCTAACAACAACCCTAGCAAGGCACTTTTCTTGGAGAGGTATAAGGGTCGACTCATTCGGCTTGTTTTAGGGTGATGATGTCAAGCGTATCGGGCTGATTGACCGAAAGCCGGTAGAGCACCCAGTCGGTGGTCTGTTGTGGATACTGACTTTGAAAAATACGCAACAGCGCAACGCCCTGCTGACGGTAATAGTAATGTCGGACAATATAGTCGTAATACTCCTGATTCAGCTGTAGGGCTTCGGGCTGTAGCCTTTGGCCTGCGCTACATACCACAAAGTATTCGGCCTGAGCTGCTTGCCGGATAGGTTCGGCAAACATTCCGAAGCGAAACAGCGGGTAGTAGTTGAGCATCAGCACAAAGGGCAACCACAGCCCTAACACAAAGCCGATAGTGCTCCCGATGAGCCAGTATTTTTGGGGGGAGATTTTGGGGAAATGCATATCCAAACATTGGGCTCAAAACAAAACACCCAAACACAGAGGGTTGGGTGTCAAATAGTGTATGTGCAAAACGAAAGCCTCATATCAACAAAAAGCTTTGATATGGGCTTAAAGCCTTGTACTCATTTAACCCACAGCGTTAACTGTGGGCTTCTAAAATGTCTAGTCGTATTTGCAAACAGCACATAGGCTACTGTTTACTCAGAGGCATCATCTTCTTCTTCCGCAGATTTCTTCTTTTTGGCAGGAGTAGCGGGCTTGGGAGCCATCATCATAATCATCCGTTTGCCTTCCAGTTTGGGGAGTTGTTCTACTTTGCCAATTTCTTCTAAGGCTTGCGCAAATTTGAGCAGAAGTACCTCTCCACGTTCCTTGTGCATAATAGTACGACCCACGAAATGGACATAAGCTTTTACTTTAGCACCTTCTTTCAAAAAGTTTTGGGCGTGTTTGAGCTTAAACTCAAAGTCGTGGTCATCAGTATTAGGGCCGAAACGCACCTCTTTCACCACCACTTTTTGGGCTTTGGCTTTGAGTTCTTTTTGTTTTTTCTTTTGCTCATATTTAAACTTAGAATAGTCGATAACACGGCACACCGGTGGGTCTGCCTTGGGAGAAATCTCGACCAAATCTAAGCCTTGTGCTTGCGCAATACTACGAGCTTGGGAGGTGTTATACACTCCTTGCTCTACATTCTCGCCCACGAGGCGTACTTGTGGGGCATTGATACGTTCATTAATGCGATAGGGCTCTTCGACTCTCCCGCGAGGGCCTCTGTAATTGTTTCTTGCGATTGTTACCTCCTTGATTTGGATGAATAATAGAAAAACTGGGTGCTTAATTGTAATAAAACAACAAGACAGATTGTTGTATCGCTATACAACAATCTACCTTGTATACTTTGTGTAGTACTATTTTAAGAACGCAAATCAGCTTACTTGAGTTCAAATTTGGCACGTCCAATCTCTACACTGCCTTCTTTGCCTGTTTCGATGGCATAGATGCGTACTTCGTAGTTACCACGACCAAAGGAGAAGCCTGCTTCGGGGGCTATCAGGCGGGTCTTGCTGACTGGGTCGGCGTTGACTTCGCTACGGCCTTGTACCGAAACGGTGATTTCTTGGTTGTTGGGGTCAAACAAGCGGATAGCTATATTTTCGGTAGGGCGTGGGGCGCGGCTTAAGCGGTATTTTACTTCAATGGCTTCTACGCGGCGGCGGTTATAGGTAGCATCAAAGTTACCATTGTTACGGTTGCGCCCTGGCGTAGCAATGACTAAGGTCGTAAATAGCGCGGTTCGGTTGTCGGCGCTTCCCTTGAATTGCTCTAGCTCAGCCCTTAGCTGCTGATTTTCAGCATCATAACTTTGTATCTGCAAATTCAGTTGTTCGATTTGTGTACGGTATTCTTCCGCAATCGACGCATTCAACTCTACAGCCTCTTCGTACTTTTGTTGTACTTCGGCTAGCTGTCCTTTGAGCGCCTTCAGCTCTTTTTCGAGCTGTGCTACGCGGGCTTTAGAGCCTTGAGCATCACGTCGGGCGAAGTTGAGCAATCGATTTACAGAATCTACTTTCGACTCCAATACGTTGCGTTGTGTTTCGAGGCTGTCTAGCAGGCGCTCTTGCTCTTCACGGAGCTCTTCCATCTGCGCCTCGGTAGTAGTCAGCGCTGTTTGGAGGGTACGCATACTCTCCTTTTGTTCGTTTAGCTCGCGAGTGCTAGAAGTATTTTTGCTAGCAAGGGTATAGTTGAAAATCAACGATACAACAAGCAGCAAAGCCAATATTGAAATGACAATGATGGGGACATTACTTCTGCCATTTCCTTGTTGGCCAAAGTCTTGAAAGAATGTTTTTTCGCTATGATCACTCATTTTTCTTAGGATTATTAGTAATAGTAAAAGCAGATTAACTTCGTCAGACGACAATAGATAATAGGTAAAAGGTTAAGATACGGTATTGTGTTTTGTGTTTGATGGTGAAAAACAAGGCTTCGAGTGTAATTTATCGTAGGGTTTGCTACAAAAACATATTTTGCGCATCCTCTAGTATATGTAAGATGCAAGCGTTATTACAGCAAATATAACTTTGGCGCATAAACATCA
This genomic window from Eisenibacter elegans DSM 3317 contains:
- the queA gene encoding tRNA preQ1(34) S-adenosylmethionine ribosyltransferase-isomerase QueA, whose translation is MKLSEYRFDFPDSLVALHPAPNRDESRLMVVHKDSGKIEHRMFKDIIEYFDEGDVFVVNDTKVFPARLYGSKEKTGAQIEVFLLRELNPTNHLWDVLVDPARKIRVGNKLFFGDGELVAEVIDNTTSRGRTIRFLYDKDDHDFYQLIDKLGETPLPKLIHGQRKAEPADRERFQTIFAQHVGAVAAPTSGLHFTKQLVKRLEILGVEIAPLTLHIGLGSFRNVEVEDLTKHKADSENFTIPSSTVNKVNRALDDKKRVCSIGVSSLKALESSVSASGHLKEADGWSDKFIFTPYEFKIPNALVTNFHLPESTLLMTVCAFGGYDLVMKAYQEAIKEKYRFFSYGDAMLII
- a CDS encoding deoxynucleoside kinase, which gives rise to MDSLICVDGVVGAGKTTLGEILCRQLNFSFFKEPVDDNPLLAKFYHDQERYSFPMQVYFLNKRFRMLKEAAALPNSCLMDRSIYGDVIFARLLMLQGKMSQEEFELYEELLFNMLEHVARPKLMVYLQIDVDNAIKRIQERGRDFEQAVPRQYWELLNQEYEHYFKNYDFSELLVIDVNDADFREEGAVQERIIRTIADKLHLEV
- a CDS encoding acyl transferase — protein: MSLSPESPDFVIQFRQALLCHPVNTPVPDAWVMALFHYQAQNNPVYGQFIAYLGVDPTSISQITDIPFLPIELFKTQKILTDSALTADRLCFESSRTTGQTASRHEVPNTGFYEQISQLIFEAQYGALTGWHILALLPSYLERGGSSLVYMVQHFIGQSQSPLSGFFLHDTDALLERLGKALADKTRRTLLIGVSFALLDLAEAQALDLAGVVVMETGGMKGRRAEITRQALHQQLQRRFNTDTIHSEYGMTELLSQAYSQGQGIFTLPHSMRVLIREPNDPFSYQALGRSGALNIIDLANIESCAFIATQDLGQSIDNQSFSVLGRMDNSDIRGCNLMVSV
- the infC gene encoding translation initiation factor IF-3 → MARNNYRGPRGRVEEPYRINERINAPQVRLVGENVEQGVYNTSQARSIAQAQGLDLVEISPKADPPVCRVIDYSKFKYEQKKKQKELKAKAQKVVVKEVRFGPNTDDHDFEFKLKHAQNFLKEGAKVKAYVHFVGRTIMHKERGEVLLLKFAQALEEIGKVEQLPKLEGKRMIMMMAPKPATPAKKKKSAEEEDDASE